One stretch of Miscanthus floridulus cultivar M001 chromosome 18, ASM1932011v1, whole genome shotgun sequence DNA includes these proteins:
- the LOC136520695 gene encoding lipid phosphate phosphatase 2-like — MPPPSTTPASGAETRPYLRTHGKQVARLHLFDWIVLLLLVAMYAVLGLLQPFHRFVAEDMMASLRYPMKDNTVPSWAVPIIAIVVPMIFIVGIYIKRRNVYDLHHAILGLLFSVLITAILTVAIKDAVGRPRPDFFWRCFPDGVPKYNNITGGVICHGQRSVIEEGHKSFPSGHSSACFAGLGFLSWYLAGKIKVFDRGGHVAKLCIVLLPLLLATMVAVSRVSDYWHHWQDVFAGGVLGLVIASFCYLQFFPPPYSKHGVWPHAYFEHIHQNEGERNIQSTTNANLHHQSLSLDLSGSNEIRTTSHALDSMEEGSRDQ, encoded by the exons ATGCCGCCACCGTCGACCACCCCTGCCTCGGGAGCTGAGACGCGCCCATACTTGAGGACGCACGGAAAGCAAGTCGCTAGGCTGCACCTTTTCGACTGGATCGTGCTGCTCCTACTTGTCGCCATGTACGCCGTGCTCGGCCTTCTCCAGCCGTTCCACCGGTTCGTCGCAGAAGACATGATGGCGAGCCTCCGGTACCCCATGAAGGACAACACCGTGCCTAGCTGGGCCGTGCCG ATTATTGCCATCGTTGTGCCGATGATTTTCATCGTTGGGATATACATCAAGAGGAGAAACGTCTATGACCTGCATCATGCTATTCTTG GCCTTCTGTTTTCCGTTCTGATAACGGCCATCCTGACCGTTGCGATCAAGGATGCAGTTGGCCGGCCGCGCCCGGACTTCTTTTGGCGCTGCTTTCCTGATGGAGTCCCG AAGTACAACAACATCACCGGAGGTGTCATATGCCACGGACAGCGGAGCGTAATCGAAGAGGGCCACAAGAGCTTCCCAAGTGGGCATTCTTCAG CTTGTTTTGCGGGGCTTGGATTTCTGTCATGGTACCTGGCCGGCAAAATCAAGGTTTTCGATCGAGGAGGCCATGTCGCCAAGCTGTGCATCGTTCTTCTGCCTCTGCTTCTTGCAACGATGGTTGCGGTGTCGCGAGTCAGTGACTACTGGCACCACTGGCAGGATGTGTTTGCAGGTGGAGTTCTTG GATTGGTGATTGCTTCGTTTTGCTACCTTCAGTTCTTTCCACCACCGTACAGTAAACATG GAGTTTGGCCTCATGCGTACTTTGAGCACATTCATCAAAACGAGGGTGAAAGGAATATACAGTCAACAACAAACGCGAATTTACACCATCAGTCACTGTCACTTGATCTTTCTGGATCAAATGAGATTAGAACTACCAGCCATGCACTGGATTCCATGGAAGAAGGAAGCAGAGATCAGTGA